In Selenomonas dianae, a genomic segment contains:
- a CDS encoding methyl-accepting chemotaxis protein: MKLKTKMLLWIGAPLIVIFLAMAAFTYWEASSMIEQATEREMRALSAYHAEEISRMVEEPKGILDGLGQVWTTKLPSDKTFIETAANFGARTDIDGIYLASVGHDFLYGNEQIIPQAEFDPTSRDWYRLAKQNDGVQISDVYINKFHNTKVVALSRELRASDGREAVLGMDIPFADIEKTVLSLKVGEHGGAFLLDAAGHFIAHPVMTMEDNVHAQGEEDARRLLSKEPIFFTNTWQGIENYYVVHPVGNTGWSLVLFVPKDEVLGDVNTLKWAMLTVALVSLLLLGGLLYKIAHSIAGPLENMAVAAQEVAKGNLAVVPPQMNRDDEIGQLHNALLAMVKNLRELIQKTAQTSEQLAAASEQLTASADQSAQGAQSAAEAIVKITGSTVEQNEVVDQSFQTVDGITTAINEITKGISDVSAATHRAETATVEGQQGLGVAVKGMDVLDQSAKDVSEAVTALYESSKRISEIVEMITQIAEQTNLLALNAAIEAARAGEQGRGFAVVAEEVRKLAEQSGTAAQEITALITDNANRIENTFKVMQKQKEHVGEGVEQVNQAGEQFNRIAGVVSELTEKVDAILKSTEGIKTGSARMVSSVESVQKVSNAVHSEAENVSAVSEEQAASMQEIAASSQTLAQLAQDLQKLVGRFHL; this comes from the coding sequence ATGAAGCTAAAAACCAAAATGCTGCTGTGGATCGGAGCACCGCTCATCGTCATATTTTTGGCGATGGCGGCCTTTACCTACTGGGAGGCAAGCTCGATGATCGAGCAGGCGACCGAGCGTGAAATGCGCGCCCTCTCTGCCTATCATGCCGAGGAAATCAGTCGCATGGTCGAGGAACCGAAGGGCATTCTCGACGGATTGGGACAAGTGTGGACAACGAAACTGCCATCCGACAAAACCTTCATTGAAACTGCCGCGAATTTTGGCGCACGCACTGATATTGACGGCATCTATCTCGCTTCTGTCGGTCACGATTTTCTCTACGGCAATGAGCAAATTATTCCGCAGGCGGAATTCGACCCGACATCGCGCGACTGGTACAGGCTCGCAAAACAAAACGACGGCGTACAGATTTCGGATGTTTACATCAATAAATTCCACAACACCAAGGTCGTCGCACTCAGCCGCGAACTCCGCGCAAGCGACGGAAGAGAAGCCGTTCTCGGCATGGACATCCCGTTTGCAGACATTGAAAAAACAGTCCTCTCCTTAAAGGTCGGTGAACATGGCGGTGCGTTCCTGCTGGATGCCGCCGGTCATTTCATCGCACATCCGGTGATGACGATGGAAGACAACGTACATGCACAGGGTGAGGAAGACGCGCGCCGTCTGCTCTCAAAAGAGCCCATTTTCTTCACAAACACATGGCAAGGCATTGAGAACTACTATGTCGTTCACCCCGTCGGCAACACGGGATGGTCGCTCGTTCTCTTCGTTCCGAAGGACGAAGTGCTGGGCGATGTGAACACCCTCAAGTGGGCGATGCTGACCGTGGCACTCGTCTCCCTCCTCCTCCTCGGCGGTCTGCTCTACAAGATCGCTCACTCGATTGCAGGGCCGCTGGAGAACATGGCTGTCGCAGCACAGGAGGTGGCAAAGGGAAATCTTGCCGTCGTCCCTCCCCAAATGAATCGTGACGATGAGATCGGGCAGCTCCACAACGCCCTGCTCGCGATGGTCAAGAACCTGCGCGAGCTGATCCAAAAGACGGCACAGACCTCCGAACAGCTTGCCGCCGCCTCCGAGCAGCTGACCGCCTCGGCGGATCAGTCGGCACAGGGTGCGCAGAGTGCAGCCGAGGCGATTGTCAAGATCACGGGCAGCACCGTCGAACAGAACGAGGTCGTCGACCAGTCCTTTCAGACAGTGGACGGCATCACAACCGCCATCAATGAGATCACAAAGGGCATCTCGGATGTTTCCGCCGCCACCCACCGTGCGGAAACGGCGACCGTCGAAGGACAGCAGGGACTCGGCGTTGCCGTCAAGGGCATGGACGTGCTTGACCAGAGTGCAAAGGATGTCTCCGAGGCAGTCACGGCACTCTATGAGAGTTCCAAACGCATCTCCGAGATCGTCGAGATGATCACACAGATTGCGGAACAGACGAACCTCCTTGCCCTCAACGCAGCCATTGAGGCGGCACGTGCAGGCGAACAGGGACGAGGCTTTGCCGTCGTCGCCGAGGAAGTCCGAAAGCTCGCCGAACAATCCGGAACCGCCGCGCAAGAGATCACGGCACTGATCACCGACAACGCCAACCGCATTGAGAACACATTCAAGGTCATGCAGAAACAGAAGGAACACGTCGGCGAGGGTGTCGAGCAGGTCAATCAGGCGGGCGAACAGTTCAACCGCATCGCGGGTGTTGTGAGCGAGCTTACTGAGAAGGTCGATGCCATCCTGAAGAGCACCGAGGGCATCAAAACAGGCAGTGCCCGCATGGTCAGCTCGGTCGAATCCGTCCAGAAGGTTTCGAACGCCGTCCACAGTGAGGCGGAGAACGTTTCTGCCGTTTCCGAGGAGCAGGCGGCCTCCATGCAGGAAATTGCAGCCTCCAGTCAGACCCTCGCACAGCTCGCCCAGGATCTGCAAAAACTTGTCGGACGCTTCCACTTATAA
- the sdhA gene encoding succinate dehydrogenase flavoprotein subunit, with amino-acid sequence MAKVPENKVIIVGGGLAGLLATMKVCEGGGTVDLFSYCPVKRSHSLCAQGGMNACMDTKGEHDSVYEHFDDTVYGGDFLADQLAVKGMVEAAPKLVKMFDRMGVPFTRTAEGVLDLRNFGGQKNKRTVFAGSTTGQQLLYALDEQVRRWEVKGKVTKYEFWEYIRAIKNKDGIVRGIVAQNMNSNEIKSFPADVVILATGGPGQVFGRCTASTICNGSAVSSAYQQGAHIGNPEFIQIHPTAIPGSDKNRLMSEACRGEGGRVWTYKDGKPWYFLEEMYPAYGNLVPRDVASRAIFKVCVHMGLGVNNDRRVYLDLSHIPADYLERKLGGILEMYSEFVGQDPRKVPMEIFPSVHYSMGGIWVDRNHHTNIPGLMAAGECDHQYHGANRLGANSLLSAAYSGFIAGPEALRWARSGELGTALTEEELESARKEAVAEFDKIRNMTGPENAHKLHQEMGEIMYDYVSIERDNKGLDICLEKLKGILKRWDDIGVTDHGTWANQEAMFVRQLRNMILYAMVVTKAARCRDESRGAHAKILLDDKGERMTDAAGELMFYGRDDERFMKTSIVDYDPKTEEPKVSYMEFEHSLIKARARNYAVAKKE; translated from the coding sequence ATGGCTAAAGTACCAGAGAACAAGGTTATCATCGTCGGCGGCGGTCTGGCGGGACTTCTCGCGACGATGAAGGTCTGCGAGGGCGGCGGTACGGTCGACCTCTTTTCCTATTGCCCGGTGAAGCGTTCGCACTCGCTCTGTGCGCAGGGCGGTATGAACGCCTGCATGGATACAAAGGGCGAACATGACAGTGTCTACGAACACTTCGATGATACGGTCTACGGCGGCGACTTCCTCGCCGATCAGCTTGCCGTCAAGGGCATGGTCGAGGCGGCTCCGAAGCTCGTCAAGATGTTCGACCGCATGGGCGTTCCGTTCACGCGTACGGCAGAGGGCGTGCTCGATCTCCGCAACTTCGGCGGACAGAAGAACAAGCGCACCGTATTTGCGGGCTCTACGACCGGTCAGCAGCTCCTCTATGCACTCGACGAGCAGGTGCGTCGTTGGGAGGTCAAGGGCAAGGTCACGAAATACGAGTTCTGGGAATACATTCGCGCAATCAAGAACAAGGACGGCATCGTTCGCGGAATTGTTGCGCAGAACATGAACTCGAACGAGATCAAGTCATTCCCGGCGGACGTCGTCATCCTCGCGACAGGCGGCCCGGGGCAGGTGTTCGGACGCTGCACGGCGTCCACGATCTGCAACGGCTCGGCGGTTTCCTCCGCATATCAGCAGGGCGCACACATCGGCAACCCCGAGTTCATCCAGATCCATCCGACCGCAATTCCGGGCTCGGACAAGAACCGTCTCATGTCCGAGGCGTGCCGCGGGGAAGGCGGACGCGTCTGGACGTACAAGGACGGCAAGCCATGGTACTTCCTTGAGGAGATGTACCCTGCATACGGCAACCTCGTTCCGCGTGACGTTGCGTCCCGTGCGATCTTCAAGGTCTGCGTCCACATGGGTCTCGGCGTGAACAACGACCGTCGCGTTTACCTCGACCTCTCGCACATCCCTGCGGACTACCTTGAGCGCAAGCTCGGCGGCATCCTTGAGATGTACTCCGAATTCGTCGGTCAGGATCCGCGCAAGGTGCCGATGGAGATCTTCCCGTCCGTACACTACTCCATGGGCGGCATCTGGGTCGATCGCAACCACCATACGAACATCCCCGGCCTCATGGCGGCGGGCGAGTGTGATCACCAGTACCACGGTGCGAACCGTCTCGGTGCGAATTCACTCCTCTCGGCAGCATACTCCGGGTTCATCGCAGGCCCTGAGGCACTGCGCTGGGCGCGCAGCGGCGAGCTTGGTACGGCACTGACCGAGGAAGAGCTTGAGAGTGCACGCAAGGAAGCGGTTGCTGAGTTCGACAAGATCCGCAACATGACGGGTCCTGAGAACGCGCACAAGCTCCATCAGGAGATGGGCGAGATCATGTACGACTACGTTTCCATCGAACGCGACAACAAGGGGCTTGACATCTGTCTTGAAAAACTCAAGGGCATCCTCAAGCGTTGGGATGACATCGGCGTGACCGACCACGGCACATGGGCGAACCAGGAAGCCATGTTCGTGCGCCAGCTGCGCAACATGATCCTCTATGCGATGGTTGTAACAAAGGCGGCACGCTGTCGCGACGAAAGCCGCGGAGCACACGCGAAGATTCTCCTTGACGACAAGGGTGAGCGCATGACGGATGCTGCCGGTGAGCTGATGTTCTACGGCCGTGACGACGAGCGCTTTATGAAGACCTCCATCGTGGACTACGATCCGAAGACCGAGGAGCCTAAGGTCAGCTACATGGAGTTCGAGCATTCACTCATCAAGGCACGTGCACGTAACTACGCCGTCGCCAAGAAGGAGTAA
- a CDS encoding succinate dehydrogenase: MFHTTFYMRRLHSLVGLVIIGVFLFEHVFTNSTVLQGAKAFNDALAMMELIPRPVFYGLEIFAIAVPILFHAIYGIYIAAQAKNNPSNYGYVRNWQFAVQRYTAWLLIPFLIWHVGYMRVWEKGVMGTHINYDLLYTYFVTGDYAILHTVLYTLGMLAAIFHFCNGISTFCMTWGIAKGPRAQSVINALSMGLCTLMSLVTLAFMGSYFM; this comes from the coding sequence ATGTTCCACACAACCTTTTACATGCGGCGGCTGCATTCATTGGTCGGACTCGTCATCATCGGCGTGTTCCTCTTCGAGCACGTCTTTACGAACTCGACCGTGCTTCAGGGCGCAAAGGCGTTCAATGATGCGCTGGCCATGATGGAGCTCATCCCGCGTCCCGTATTCTACGGGCTCGAGATCTTCGCCATCGCCGTACCGATTCTCTTCCACGCGATCTATGGCATCTACATCGCTGCACAGGCGAAGAACAACCCGAGCAATTATGGCTACGTCCGCAACTGGCAGTTCGCCGTCCAGCGCTATACGGCATGGCTGCTTATCCCGTTCCTCATCTGGCACGTCGGCTATATGCGCGTGTGGGAGAAGGGGGTCATGGGAACGCATATCAACTATGACTTGCTCTACACCTACTTTGTAACCGGCGATTATGCAATCCTCCATACGGTGCTCTACACACTCGGTATGCTTGCGGCGATCTTCCATTTCTGCAACGGCATCTCGACGTTCTGCATGACGTGGGGCATTGCGAAGGGACCGCGCGCACAGTCCGTCATCAACGCACTGTCGATGGGTCTCTGCACGCTGATGAGTCTTGTTACGCTTGCCTTCATGGGCAGCTACTTCATGTGA
- a CDS encoding vitamin B12 dependent-methionine synthase activation domain-containing protein yields the protein MFEPRFTTLNMNEILKYLGFRGQELTEEIAAQIKRCTDEVLAAATPRLTYRHAPLEDGAVLGVTFAGNDIPRMLAPCEEVVLFGATLGSGVERLMMRYEVVNAADSVIMDACASTAIENICNNFESDMRRAVEAEGRYLTDRFSPGYGDLPITEQPKFFALLDMTRRIGVSLTPTTIMVPRKSVTAIMGIARTPQPHRPPDCEHCLMFRNCPFRKAGRRCREGART from the coding sequence ATGTTTGAACCGCGTTTTACAACGCTGAATATGAATGAAATCTTGAAATATCTTGGCTTTCGCGGGCAGGAGCTGACGGAGGAGATCGCAGCGCAGATCAAACGCTGTACAGATGAGGTGTTGGCGGCGGCGACCCCGCGCCTGACGTATCGCCATGCGCCTCTTGAAGATGGGGCTGTGCTCGGCGTGACGTTTGCAGGAAATGACATCCCTCGGATGCTTGCGCCGTGTGAGGAGGTTGTGCTCTTTGGTGCGACCCTCGGTTCCGGTGTCGAGCGGCTGATGATGCGCTATGAGGTTGTGAACGCGGCGGACTCAGTCATTATGGATGCGTGTGCGAGCACGGCGATTGAGAACATCTGCAACAACTTCGAGAGCGATATGCGCCGCGCCGTGGAGGCGGAGGGGCGCTATCTGACGGATCGGTTCAGCCCCGGCTACGGCGATCTGCCGATCACGGAGCAGCCGAAATTCTTTGCACTGCTCGATATGACGCGGCGCATCGGGGTTTCGCTGACACCGACGACGATCATGGTTCCGCGCAAATCGGTGACGGCGATCATGGGCATCGCGCGTACGCCGCAGCCGCATCGACCGCCCGACTGCGAGCACTGCCTGATGTTCCGCAACTGTCCGTTCCGCAAGGCGGGGCGCAGGTGCCGCGAAGGGGCGAGGACATAG
- the trpD gene encoding anthranilate phosphoribosyltransferase: protein MIKEAIRKVVGKEDLSYDEAYAVMNEIMSGKTSAVENAAYLAALSTKSSGMETIEEISGSAAAMREHAERVEHDMEVIDIVGTGGDHSGSINVSTTASFLAAAAGLKVCKHGNRAASSWSGTADCLEALGVNIDQSPAKVRAELRAIGMAFLFAQRYHRSMKHVGAIRRELGIRTVFNILGPLTNPARPASMLLGVYSAHLLRPLANVLPSLGVKRALIVHGTDGMDEISIGAPTLMHEIADGWERSYEIRPEDFGITPAAKEAIRGGKPDENAAVTRGILSGTITDARADVCLLNAGAAIYIGSAVPSIADGIAAARRTIADGTALRKLDDFIAISQ from the coding sequence ATGATTAAAGAAGCGATCCGGAAAGTTGTCGGCAAGGAAGATCTCAGCTATGACGAAGCATATGCCGTCATGAATGAGATTATGTCGGGTAAAACCTCGGCGGTCGAGAACGCCGCCTACCTTGCCGCACTCTCCACAAAAAGCAGCGGCATGGAGACTATCGAGGAGATCTCGGGCTCTGCGGCGGCGATGCGTGAGCACGCCGAGCGTGTCGAGCACGATATGGAGGTCATCGACATCGTCGGCACGGGCGGCGACCACTCGGGCAGCATCAACGTCTCGACGACCGCGTCCTTTCTCGCAGCTGCGGCGGGACTCAAGGTCTGCAAGCACGGCAACCGCGCGGCATCTTCGTGGAGCGGTACGGCGGACTGCCTGGAGGCGCTCGGTGTGAACATCGACCAGTCACCTGCAAAGGTGCGTGCGGAACTTCGCGCCATTGGCATGGCTTTTCTCTTTGCACAACGCTATCACCGCTCCATGAAGCACGTCGGAGCAATTCGTCGCGAGCTCGGCATCCGCACGGTGTTCAACATCCTCGGCCCGCTCACGAATCCCGCGCGTCCTGCCTCAATGCTGCTTGGCGTCTACAGCGCACATCTGCTGCGCCCACTCGCAAACGTACTGCCCAGTCTTGGTGTGAAGCGCGCACTCATCGTCCACGGCACAGACGGTATGGACGAGATCAGCATCGGTGCACCGACCCTCATGCACGAGATCGCAGACGGCTGGGAACGCTCCTACGAGATCCGCCCCGAGGATTTCGGCATCACCCCCGCAGCGAAGGAAGCGATTCGCGGCGGTAAGCCCGACGAAAACGCAGCTGTCACACGCGGCATCCTCAGCGGCACGATCACGGATGCACGCGCGGATGTCTGCCTTCTGAACGCAGGCGCCGCCATCTACATCGGCAGTGCCGTCCCCTCCATTGCGGACGGCATTGCAGCAGCACGTCGCACCATCGCCGACGGTACAGCCCTTCGAAAGCTCGACGATTTCATCGCAATCTCCCAATAA
- a CDS encoding Fe-S-containing hydro-lyase, whose translation MAESIRITTPFTEEMSRKLKAGDSVLITGTIISARDAAHKAMTEALAKGEPLPVDWHDQIVYYLGPTPAKPGDPIGSAGPTTSGRMDAYTPTMLEQGIKGMVGKGSRSAAVVESMKKNGVTYFAAVGGAAALIAKSVKKYEVVGYPELGPEAVAKLTVEDFPCIVVIDSEGNNFYEMGQKPYRKL comes from the coding sequence ATGGCGGAAAGTATCCGTATTACAACTCCGTTCACGGAGGAAATGTCGCGCAAACTCAAGGCGGGCGACAGCGTCCTTATCACGGGCACGATCATCAGCGCACGTGATGCGGCACACAAGGCGATGACGGAGGCACTCGCAAAGGGCGAACCTCTGCCGGTCGACTGGCACGATCAGATCGTCTACTATCTGGGACCGACACCGGCGAAGCCGGGCGATCCGATCGGCTCGGCAGGCCCCACGACCTCCGGCCGCATGGATGCCTACACGCCGACAATGCTTGAGCAGGGCATCAAGGGCATGGTGGGCAAGGGGTCGCGCTCGGCTGCGGTCGTGGAGTCGATGAAGAAGAACGGCGTCACCTATTTTGCCGCTGTCGGCGGCGCTGCGGCGCTCATCGCAAAATCCGTGAAGAAGTACGAAGTCGTGGGCTATCCGGAACTTGGCCCTGAGGCGGTCGCGAAACTGACGGTCGAGGATTTCCCCTGCATCGTCGTGATTGACTCCGAGGGCAACAACTTCTACGAGATGGGGCAGAAACCCTATCGGAAACTCTAA
- the sdhB gene encoding succinate dehydrogenase iron-sulfur subunit has translation MAEQKKVRFIIERQDGPNENPYTQEFEVDYRPGLNVVASLMEIQKNPVTVDGKRVPPPVWECNCLEKVCGACMMVINGRAQQACCALIDNLTQPIRVQPARTFPVIRDLLIDRSVMFESLKRIHGWVEVDGTWGVKDAPIQNPYTAETCYELSHCMTCGCCLEACPNVGPQSDFIGASPTAQALLFNLHPLGKFDAPKRLNALMEKGGITSCGNSQNCERVCPKSIKLTQHLAQLNREVNKQALRNMFNH, from the coding sequence ATGGCAGAACAGAAAAAAGTTCGTTTTATCATCGAGCGTCAGGATGGACCGAACGAGAACCCCTATACGCAGGAGTTCGAGGTTGACTATCGTCCCGGTCTCAACGTTGTTGCGTCCCTTATGGAGATCCAGAAGAACCCCGTGACGGTGGACGGCAAGCGCGTCCCTCCTCCGGTCTGGGAGTGCAACTGCCTCGAAAAGGTCTGCGGTGCGTGCATGATGGTCATTAACGGGCGTGCACAGCAGGCGTGCTGCGCCCTCATCGACAACCTCACGCAGCCGATCCGCGTGCAGCCGGCACGTACATTCCCCGTCATTCGAGACCTCCTTATCGACCGCTCCGTCATGTTCGAGAGCCTGAAGCGCATCCATGGATGGGTCGAGGTGGACGGCACATGGGGGGTCAAAGATGCGCCGATCCAGAACCCATACACGGCAGAAACGTGTTACGAGCTGTCGCACTGCATGACGTGCGGCTGCTGCCTTGAGGCATGTCCGAACGTCGGTCCGCAGTCCGACTTCATCGGTGCTTCACCGACGGCACAGGCGCTCCTCTTTAACCTCCATCCGCTCGGAAAGTTCGATGCGCCGAAGCGTCTGAATGCGCTGATGGAAAAGGGCGGCATCACGAGCTGCGGCAACAGTCAGAACTGTGAGCGCGTCTGCCCGAAGAGCATCAAGCTCACGCAGCACCTTGCACAGCTGAACCGTGAGGTCAACAAGCAGGCACTGCGCAATATGTTCAATCACTAA